In Nocardioides dokdonensis FR1436, the following are encoded in one genomic region:
- a CDS encoding alkaline phosphatase D family protein produces the protein MSLVLGPLLRHVDADSATIWVETASAATVHVRAGDREAQARTFAVHGHHYALVEVTGLGPGTATPYTVEVDGEVVWPEPGSAYPPSCIRTLEPGRPLRMVFGSCRVSVPHDAPTHAQFGVDALRTYGLHLADGHETVPDLALFLGDQVYADETSQAMRDFISARRDPEQAPWWELRDYEEYAELYRLAWSEPANRWLLSTLPSAMIFDDHDIRDDWNTSASWRRDMWATDWWRDRIVGGLAAYWVHQHLGNLDAEGRAADLLWQRVAAHEGPDELDLSDLVDEVVERADKQPTTFRWSFARDFDTQARLVVIDSRAARVLEDERRSIIDDEEMAWLDDQLCGDVDHLLVGTSVPFLLSPGLHHVEATVEAITGGLLGKPGALVGEWVRRKVDIEHWAAFQEGFAQVGGLVRDVASGGRGRAPTSIVFLSGDVHHSYLIEAVPAPASGTTASSRILQAVCSPIRNPLPAAMQNVFRIASHGRARPVGRVLGRRVPPSPLHWRMTHGPWFENLLASLEVTPRGLRLTWSTGEVVGGDHERPRWRQVSRVDV, from the coding sequence GTGAGCCTGGTCCTCGGTCCGCTGCTGCGTCACGTGGACGCCGACTCGGCCACGATCTGGGTCGAGACCGCGTCGGCGGCGACGGTGCACGTGCGTGCGGGGGACCGGGAGGCACAGGCCCGCACGTTCGCGGTGCACGGGCACCACTACGCCCTCGTCGAGGTGACGGGGCTGGGCCCGGGCACCGCGACGCCGTACACGGTCGAGGTCGACGGCGAGGTGGTGTGGCCTGAACCGGGCTCGGCGTACCCGCCCTCGTGCATCCGCACGCTGGAGCCGGGTCGCCCGCTGCGGATGGTCTTCGGCTCCTGCCGGGTCTCCGTGCCGCACGATGCGCCGACCCATGCGCAGTTCGGGGTCGATGCGCTGCGCACCTACGGGCTGCACCTCGCCGACGGCCACGAGACCGTGCCCGACCTCGCGCTCTTCCTGGGTGACCAGGTCTACGCCGACGAGACCAGCCAGGCGATGCGTGACTTCATCAGCGCTCGCCGCGACCCCGAGCAGGCGCCCTGGTGGGAGCTGCGCGACTACGAGGAGTACGCCGAGCTCTACCGGCTGGCGTGGAGCGAGCCGGCCAACCGCTGGCTGCTCTCGACGCTGCCCAGCGCGATGATCTTCGACGACCACGACATCCGCGACGACTGGAACACCAGCGCCAGCTGGCGCCGGGACATGTGGGCCACCGACTGGTGGCGCGACCGGATCGTCGGTGGCCTGGCGGCCTACTGGGTGCACCAGCACCTGGGCAACCTCGACGCGGAGGGCCGTGCCGCTGACCTGTTGTGGCAGCGGGTGGCCGCGCACGAGGGCCCGGACGAGCTCGACCTCAGCGACCTCGTGGACGAGGTCGTCGAGCGCGCCGACAAGCAGCCCACGACCTTCCGGTGGAGCTTCGCCCGGGACTTCGACACCCAGGCCCGCCTGGTGGTCATCGACTCGCGCGCCGCGCGGGTGCTGGAGGACGAGCGCCGCTCGATCATCGACGACGAGGAGATGGCCTGGCTCGACGACCAGCTGTGCGGCGACGTGGACCACCTGCTGGTGGGCACCTCGGTCCCGTTCCTGCTCTCGCCGGGGCTGCACCACGTGGAGGCGACCGTCGAGGCGATCACCGGGGGTCTGCTCGGCAAGCCGGGCGCCCTGGTCGGGGAGTGGGTGCGCCGCAAGGTCGACATCGAGCACTGGGCCGCCTTCCAGGAGGGGTTCGCGCAGGTGGGCGGCCTCGTGCGCGACGTCGCCTCCGGCGGGCGCGGTCGAGCCCCGACCTCGATCGTCTTCCTGTCCGGCGACGTGCACCACAGCTACCTCATCGAGGCGGTCCCGGCGCCGGCCTCCGGGACCACTGCCTCGAGCCGGATCCTGCAGGCGGTCTGCTCACCGATCCGCAACCCGTTGCCCGCGGCGATGCAGAACGTGTTCCGCATCGCGTCGCACGGTCGGGCCCGGCCGGTGGGGCGGGTGCTGGGGCGCCGGGTGCCGCCCTCCCCGCTGCACTGGCGGATGACGCACGGTCCGTGGTTCGAGAACCTCCTGGCCTCGCTCGAGGTCACGCCCCGCGGGTTGCGGTTGACCTGGTCGACCGGTGAGGTCGTCGGCGGCGACCACGAACGCCCGCGCTGGCGGCAGGTGAGCCGCGTCGACGTCTGA
- a CDS encoding zinc-dependent alcohol dehydrogenase family protein, with protein MRATTIHAARDIRVSADVPDPTLEQPTDAIVRVTSSCICGSDLWPYRGENDITPGATIGHECIGVVEAVGSDVRTVRVGDFVVVPFDHCDNTCAHCRAGMQSACVNLGMTSSGQGELARVVQADGTLVVVPDVGEQGPDKALVPHLMALSDVMPTGWHAAVAAQVRPGGTTVVVGDGAVGLCGVLAAAQMGSEKVVLMSRHEPRQAIGRAFGATHVVAERGKEGAAAIKEITDGVGADAVLECVGTDQAMGTAFAVARPGAMVGFVGVPHGVELPIRRMFQKNVGLSGGMAPVREYLPHLLGLVLDGTIEPGKVFDMTLPMDQVAEGYKAMDERRAIKVLLEP; from the coding sequence ATGCGAGCCACCACCATCCATGCCGCCCGCGACATCCGAGTCTCCGCCGATGTGCCGGACCCCACCCTCGAGCAGCCCACCGACGCCATCGTGCGGGTGACCTCCTCCTGCATCTGCGGATCCGACCTGTGGCCCTACCGCGGGGAGAACGACATCACCCCCGGAGCGACCATCGGCCACGAGTGCATCGGGGTCGTCGAGGCCGTCGGCAGCGACGTCCGCACCGTGCGCGTCGGCGACTTCGTCGTCGTCCCCTTCGACCACTGTGACAACACCTGTGCCCACTGCCGCGCCGGCATGCAGTCCGCGTGCGTCAACCTCGGGATGACCAGCAGCGGCCAGGGGGAGCTCGCCCGTGTGGTCCAGGCCGACGGCACCCTCGTCGTCGTCCCGGACGTGGGGGAGCAGGGCCCGGACAAGGCTCTGGTGCCGCACCTGATGGCGCTCTCCGACGTGATGCCGACCGGGTGGCACGCCGCGGTCGCGGCCCAGGTTCGCCCCGGCGGCACCACGGTCGTCGTCGGCGACGGCGCCGTCGGGTTGTGCGGCGTGCTCGCCGCGGCCCAGATGGGCTCGGAGAAGGTCGTGCTGATGTCGCGCCACGAGCCGCGCCAGGCCATCGGCCGGGCCTTCGGCGCCACCCACGTCGTCGCCGAGCGCGGCAAGGAGGGCGCCGCGGCGATCAAGGAGATCACCGACGGCGTCGGCGCCGACGCCGTGCTCGAGTGCGTGGGGACCGACCAGGCGATGGGCACCGCCTTCGCAGTCGCCCGCCCCGGCGCGATGGTCGGCTTCGTCGGCGTCCCGCACGGCGTCGAGCTGCCGATCCGTCGCATGTTCCAGAAGAACGTGGGGCTGTCGGGGGGCATGGCGCCGGTGCGCGAGTACCTGCCGCACCTGCTCGGCCTCGTCCTCGACGGCACCATCGAACCGGGCAAGGTCTTCGACATGACCCTGCCGATGGACCAGGTGGCCGAGGGCTACAAGGCGATGGACGAGCGACGCGCGATCAAGGTGCTCCTGGAGCCGTGA
- a CDS encoding helix-turn-helix domain-containing protein, with the protein MSDEATSSEGYKGRIGNLIRDARKHRGLTQHQLAELLATSQSAINRIEKGHQNLSLEMLARIGAALDSEIVALGAGPTHLRINGPTTLSGSIEVKTSKNAGVALLCASLLNRGRTTLRKVARIEEVNRLLEVLGSLGVQTRWLNEDNDLEIIPPKTLRLDAIDEAAARRTRSVIMFLGPLLHRSESFDLPYAGGCNLGERTVEPHMSALRPFGLEVKATDGNYHASVDRAVSPVRPIVLTERGDTVTENALMAAALHPGTTIIRNASSNYMVQDLCFYLQRLGVQVEGVGTTTLTVTGCTDIDVDVDYAPSEDPIEAMSLLAAAIVTSSTITIQRVPIEFLEIELATLEEMGLRYDRTEEYVARNGHTRLVDITTRPSTLHAPLDKIHPMPFPGLNIDNLPFFAVIAVVATGQTLLHDWVYENRAIYLTELTKLGAQVKLLDPHRVMIEGPTHLSGTEIVCPPALRPAVVILLAMLAAKGTSVLRSTYVIHRGYEDLAARLNELGASIETFRDI; encoded by the coding sequence ATGAGCGATGAAGCAACCAGCAGCGAGGGCTACAAAGGCCGCATCGGCAACCTGATCCGCGACGCCCGCAAGCACCGAGGGCTGACCCAGCACCAGCTCGCCGAGCTGCTCGCGACCAGCCAGAGCGCGATCAACCGGATCGAGAAGGGGCACCAGAACCTCTCCCTCGAGATGCTCGCGCGCATCGGCGCCGCCCTCGACTCCGAGATCGTCGCGCTCGGCGCCGGTCCCACGCACCTGCGCATCAACGGCCCCACGACGCTGTCGGGCTCCATCGAGGTCAAGACCTCGAAGAACGCCGGGGTCGCGCTGCTGTGCGCCTCGCTGCTCAACCGCGGGCGTACGACGCTGCGCAAGGTCGCGCGCATCGAGGAGGTCAACCGCCTGCTCGAGGTCCTCGGCAGCCTGGGGGTCCAGACCCGCTGGCTCAACGAGGACAACGACCTCGAGATCATCCCGCCCAAGACCCTGCGCCTGGACGCCATCGACGAGGCCGCCGCCCGGCGCACCCGCTCGGTGATCATGTTCCTGGGTCCCCTGCTGCACCGCTCCGAGTCCTTCGACCTGCCCTACGCCGGCGGCTGCAACCTCGGCGAGCGCACCGTCGAGCCGCACATGTCGGCGCTGCGGCCCTTCGGGCTCGAGGTCAAGGCCACCGACGGCAACTACCACGCCAGCGTGGACCGCGCGGTCTCGCCGGTGCGGCCGATCGTGCTGACCGAGCGCGGCGACACCGTCACCGAGAACGCGCTGATGGCCGCGGCCCTGCACCCGGGCACGACGATCATCCGCAACGCCTCGTCGAACTACATGGTCCAGGACCTGTGCTTCTACCTGCAGCGCCTCGGCGTGCAGGTCGAGGGCGTCGGCACCACGACGCTGACCGTCACCGGTTGCACCGACATCGACGTCGACGTCGACTACGCGCCCTCCGAGGACCCCATCGAGGCGATGTCGCTGCTCGCGGCGGCGATCGTGACCAGCTCGACCATCACCATCCAGCGGGTCCCGATCGAGTTCCTCGAGATCGAGCTGGCGACCCTGGAGGAGATGGGGCTGCGCTACGACCGCACCGAGGAGTACGTCGCTCGCAACGGCCACACGCGCCTGGTCGACATCACCACCCGGCCCTCGACGCTGCACGCCCCCCTGGACAAGATCCACCCGATGCCGTTCCCCGGGCTCAACATCGACAACCTGCCGTTCTTCGCGGTCATCGCGGTGGTCGCCACCGGTCAGACCCTGCTGCACGACTGGGTGTACGAGAACCGGGCGATCTACCTGACCGAGCTCACCAAGCTCGGCGCCCAGGTCAAGCTGCTCGACCCGCACCGGGTGATGATCGAGGGCCCCACGCACCTCTCCGGCACCGAGATCGTCTGCCCGCCGGCGCTGCGACCGGCCGTGGTGATCCTGCTGGCGATGCTGGCCGCCAAGGGCACCAGCGTGCTCCGCTCGACCTACGTCATCCACCGCGGCTACGAGGACCTCGCCGCGCGGCTCAACGAGCTCGGGGCGAGCATCGAGACCTTCCGCGACATCTGA
- a CDS encoding glycerophosphodiester phosphodiesterase, translated as MTSPSTGYAYLDRVLDPPGGVLAMAHRGGAFHPEVEGLENTMAAFEHAVELGYRYLETDVHVTLDGVLLAFHDNVLDRVTDRSGAIAELTLAQVREATVGGREQVPTLAELFERFPQARFNIDIKSQGAVAALADFVSAHRAWDRVLVGSFSAKRLAAFRRLTEHRVPTSAHPWEVLAFWLLPSGRLARRLTRGRPAALQVPHRHRLPGVPARTPQRWTMRVVTSGLVRRAHAGGVHVHVWTIDDPDEMRELLALGVDGLVTDRTDVLRDVLRARGQWEEPRDDT; from the coding sequence GTGACCTCCCCGTCGACCGGCTACGCCTACCTGGACCGGGTGCTCGATCCCCCTGGCGGCGTGCTGGCGATGGCCCACCGTGGCGGTGCCTTCCACCCCGAGGTGGAGGGCCTGGAGAACACGATGGCTGCCTTCGAGCACGCCGTCGAGCTCGGCTACCGCTACCTCGAGACCGACGTGCACGTCACGCTCGACGGGGTGCTGCTGGCATTCCACGACAACGTCCTCGACCGGGTGACCGACCGCTCGGGGGCGATCGCCGAGCTGACCCTCGCGCAGGTCCGTGAGGCCACCGTGGGCGGGCGCGAGCAGGTGCCCACCCTCGCCGAGCTCTTCGAGCGCTTCCCGCAGGCCCGCTTCAACATCGACATCAAGTCGCAGGGCGCCGTGGCCGCGCTGGCCGACTTCGTCTCCGCGCACCGGGCCTGGGATCGCGTGCTGGTCGGCTCGTTCTCCGCGAAGCGGCTCGCGGCCTTCCGACGGCTCACCGAGCACCGGGTGCCGACCTCCGCGCACCCGTGGGAGGTGCTGGCCTTCTGGCTGCTGCCCAGTGGACGGCTGGCGCGCCGGCTCACCCGCGGGCGGCCCGCGGCGCTGCAGGTCCCGCACCGCCACCGCCTGCCCGGGGTCCCCGCACGCACCCCGCAGCGCTGGACGATGCGGGTGGTGACCTCGGGCCTCGTACGCCGCGCGCACGCCGGCGGGGTCCACGTGCACGTCTGGACGATCGACGACCCCGACGAGATGCGCGAGCTCCTCGCGCTGGGGGTCGACGGCCTGGTCACCGACCGCACCGACGTGCTCCGCGACGTGCTCCGTGCGCGCGGGCAATGGGAGGAACCCCGAGATGACACCTGA
- a CDS encoding MFS transporter, translating into MTPDPATSGSAGATTTPPGGPAVPPTGRARFGWPVYAWGLWDWGSAAFNAVITTFVFSVYITSDDFGPNADTNLGWALAGAGLLVAVFAPITGQRADRSGRRGFWLGVNTMLVVAVSAALFLVQPSEDYLWLGLVLLASGNIFFEFASVNYNAMLNEISTPRTVGRVSGLGWGLGYIGGIVLLLVVYFGLINPEVGLFGITSENGMDVRVSMLVCAVWTLVFSLPVLITLRDDKAERTPRGPRVGIAASYRHLFAMVRDLWRTDRNTVRFLLASAVFRDGLAGVFTFGGVLAAGTFGFSAGGVIIFGVAANVVAGLATIGFGVLDDRLGPKRVIVFALVCMMIAGVAIFFLHAGGSTIFWIFGLMLAVFVGPAQSASRTFLARLIPEGHEGQVFGLYATTGRAVSFLAPAAWSISIAIGAAVTGVADGDDAQYWGILGILLVLLAGLLLLLPVRSQVREDSALAHHA; encoded by the coding sequence ATGACACCTGACCCCGCGACGTCCGGCTCCGCAGGAGCCACGACCACACCGCCCGGAGGCCCGGCGGTCCCCCCGACCGGGCGCGCCCGGTTCGGCTGGCCGGTCTACGCCTGGGGCCTGTGGGACTGGGGCTCAGCGGCGTTCAACGCCGTCATCACCACCTTCGTCTTCAGCGTCTACATCACCTCCGACGACTTCGGGCCCAACGCCGACACCAACCTCGGGTGGGCGCTGGCCGGGGCCGGGCTGCTCGTCGCGGTCTTCGCCCCGATCACCGGTCAGCGCGCCGACCGCTCCGGGCGCCGCGGCTTCTGGCTCGGGGTCAACACGATGCTCGTCGTGGCGGTCTCCGCGGCCCTGTTCCTCGTCCAGCCCTCCGAGGACTACCTCTGGCTGGGCCTGGTGCTGCTGGCCAGCGGCAACATCTTCTTCGAGTTCGCCTCGGTGAACTACAACGCGATGCTCAACGAGATCTCCACGCCCCGCACGGTCGGGCGGGTCTCGGGACTGGGCTGGGGCCTGGGCTACATCGGCGGCATCGTGCTGCTGCTGGTCGTCTACTTCGGCCTGATCAACCCCGAGGTCGGCCTCTTCGGGATCACCAGCGAGAACGGCATGGACGTGCGGGTGAGCATGCTCGTGTGCGCCGTGTGGACCCTGGTGTTCTCGCTGCCGGTGCTCATCACGCTGCGCGACGACAAGGCCGAGCGGACACCGCGCGGCCCGCGGGTGGGCATCGCCGCGTCCTACCGGCACCTCTTCGCCATGGTGCGCGACCTGTGGCGCACCGACCGCAACACCGTGCGCTTCCTGCTGGCCTCCGCGGTCTTCCGCGACGGTCTGGCCGGGGTCTTCACCTTCGGTGGCGTCCTGGCGGCCGGCACCTTCGGGTTCAGCGCCGGCGGCGTGATCATCTTCGGTGTCGCCGCCAACGTGGTCGCCGGCCTGGCCACGATCGGCTTCGGCGTCCTCGACGACCGCCTCGGACCCAAGCGCGTCATCGTGTTCGCGCTGGTGTGCATGATGATCGCCGGGGTGGCGATCTTCTTCCTGCACGCCGGTGGCAGCACCATCTTCTGGATCTTCGGCCTGATGCTCGCGGTCTTCGTCGGCCCGGCGCAGAGCGCCTCGCGCACCTTCCTGGCCCGCCTCATCCCCGAGGGCCACGAGGGCCAGGTCTTCGGCCTGTACGCCACCACGGGGCGGGCCGTGAGCTTCCTGGCGCCCGCGGCCTGGTCGATCTCGATCGCGATCGGGGCGGCGGTGACCGGGGTCGCCGACGGCGACGACGCGCAGTACTGGGGCATCCTGGGCATCCTGCTGGTGCTGCTGGCGGGGCTGCTCCTGCTGCTGCCGGTGCGCTCGCAGGTGCGCGAGGACTCCGCGCTGGCCCACCACGCCTGA
- a CDS encoding RNA polymerase-binding protein RbpA, which produces MAERTLRGARLGGQSFEDERGIEFAARQQVGYRCLQGHEFEITMSVEADVPAVWECPRCGAEGESTSGIVREVKAEKPVRTHWDMLLERRSEKELEEILKERLDLLRGGKIGPAHLHRANAKKRAAKSI; this is translated from the coding sequence ATGGCTGAGCGCACACTACGAGGAGCACGGCTCGGAGGCCAGAGCTTCGAGGACGAACGCGGCATCGAGTTCGCGGCACGTCAGCAGGTCGGCTACCGCTGCCTGCAGGGGCACGAGTTCGAGATCACGATGTCGGTCGAGGCCGACGTACCCGCGGTCTGGGAGTGTCCGCGCTGCGGCGCCGAGGGCGAGAGCACCTCGGGCATCGTGCGTGAGGTGAAGGCGGAGAAGCCCGTGCGCACGCACTGGGACATGCTGCTGGAGCGGCGCTCGGAGAAGGAGCTCGAGGAGATCCTCAAGGAGCGCCTCGACCTCTTGCGCGGCGGCAAGATCGGCCCGGCGCACCTGCACCGCGCCAACGCCAAGAAGCGCGCTGCCAAGTCCATCTGA